CTTGGTTTCTCTCAGTTCTGCTGTGGTCCTGTTTAGtttgtctctgtcttcctccatCCCTACTTCTCTCCCTCAGGGCTTTCACTCCTGGTTTGCTCACTCTTGGAGCTGCCCTCTCACAAAGCCCAAGTGTGAGTGTTGGCTCTCTGCCTCGAGTCCACCTACTTTGGGATCCCAGCCCTTTTCTGTCCACTCTGTGACTGCTCCTCATCTGGCTGTCGCTGTCTAATCTGTGTTTACCATCTCTCCTGTGgggttcctccctctctcttctttccatttctccttggACCAGCGTCTTAACCTGCCCCCCTTCTCTTATTGTTTGTTTGGTATGTTCCCCAACTCTCctttgtcctttctctcttctccttcaccttGTTTatcctttctgctctttctcctctgttATACCTGGGTTTCTGCTCATCATTGTCACCCTGCTTCCCACTATCACCTCTATACCTTCATCCCCTTCCGTTCTGGCATCTCAGAACATCCACAACCTCCACCTgtttctctgtgcctgttttcccAATGGCTCTGAGCCCCTCCCAACTCCCCTCCTTGTCCTTGTGTGATCTCAGGAGGGGACAGATATAgcttgggtgtgtgtgtgtgcacaagtgtATTTGTGTATGGGGGGGGAGGAATGGACATGGCTATCCATCTCTGTCACCTTCCCTCCCTGCCATCCTCTTTGTGGACAGCTGCGGGGGGCCGGGAAGAGGGGGTGGTGCTTTTCAAATCACGGTCCCTGAGCTCTTTTGGGCAGTGGTTAACAGAGAGGAGGGACCCTGGAGTCCTTCAGCCCCAGCATGGGGGACAAAGGTAGTGTCTGGGGCAAGGAGAACTGAGGGAACAGTTCCCCTAGGAGAAGTGCCCCTGGGGAGTACATGTGTATGTAATCTGGGACAGCTTGGGCTGCATGCCATTGGGGAGTTCCTACTGTCTCTGTGTCTCAAAGGACACGGTCTTGGTTCTGGAGTCTGGTCCTAGGTCAATAGGTGGTTTTAAGAGCCCTAGTTTAAGGACTGAGTCCTGGTGGGCTGTATTTAGAAGGCGGGTGGGTAAAGGGGCTATTGttttggagaagaggaaaggatatGATTCTGTGTCTTCACCTCCCAGATCCTGGGACAGGTCTGGTTTTGGTGATCAGGGCATCACCTAGACCCTGCCCACTCAGCCCCCCATACCCGTTCCCCTCAGACAACCAGTTCCGGATGTCCATACTGGAGCGACTAGAGCAGATGGAGAAGCGGATGGCAGAGATTGCAGCAGCTGGGCAGGCACCCTGCCAGGGTCCTGAGGCGCCTCCAATGCAGGTACTTCCATGGGGGGGGAGGTCTACAGTGGGGAACAGGGCGAGGGTCTTCCTAAAGAAAATGGCTCTAGTGTATGACTCACCCTGCTCTCCTGTCCCTAGCCTCCTCAGCcagtcctccttccttctccctgacGTCACCCTGCTCCCACCCCCGCCCTGTGGCAAGAGTGGCTATTCTGGGCACCCTCTTGGCATGATGGGCTTCAGACTATTTCTGGTCCGAAGAAGGGTGGAGGTGaaggagagggtgggggaggggatcaGCAGAGTTGGGGCTCAGCGCTCTGTGGGTCCCAAGTCTCTGAAGGAAGAAGACTGGGAGAGAACTCTGGGTTCTGAGGGGGAGAAGCCATCTGTGGATATGGCACTGATCTGAGCCAATGTGAAGGCACAGCGTGGGCAAGGGTGTGTGAGGTCTGGCTGCCAGAGACGCTGAAGGAAGTTGGCTGTGGGAGTGGGGGACACCCAGGAACTCGACCTGGGAGAACTGATGGGCCATCAGAGGTCTGGGTGGTGGGAACCTGGAGTGGGACGTGTGGGGACGGGGCAGAATTAGAAGCTGAGAGGACAGGTGTGGGGTGGCCAAGGCCATGCGAAGCCAGGGGACCAAATGCTCAGGTCTCTctatataagtgtgtgtgtacCGCAGGATGAAGGCCAGGGGCCTGGGTTCGAGGCACGGGTGGTGGTCTTGGTAGAGAGCATGATCCCACGCTCCACCTGGAGGGGTCCTGAACGTCTGGCCCACGGAAGCCCCTTCCGGGGCATGAGCCTTCTGCACCTGGCCGCTGCCCAGGGCTACGCCCGCCTCATCGAGACCCTGAGCCAGTGGCGGTAagcaggggcagcagggaggggacTGGGCAGCCCCTGGGACAGAAGTGTCAGGCAAGTGAGGAGGAACTGAGGACCTGCAGCCCTGCCAAGAGGGAGCTGGGGTCACTATGGGAAGGAAAAGGGGCTGGAAGATTTGCATATGAGGGAATTTTAATATCCCCTGACTTAGACACTGAGTTCTTGACCGCCTTACATTTATTAATCTCTTTGACTGCCTCATCCACTGACCTTAGTGCTTCCAGACAGCTTGCCTCCCAGTCCCATCAATTCTGATGTTCCTTCTTTGCCTGCTTTTCCCCTGATGGGCTCTATTGTCCCTTTCCCAAACCCTCCAGGAGTGTGGAGACCGGAAGCTTGGACTTAGAGCAAGAGGTTGACCCACTCAACGTTGATCATTTCTCTTGCACCCCTCTGGTGAGGAGGCTGGAGTCCTGAGTGCATGCAGGCAATGGGAAATGGGGACAGGGCTTCAAAATGATGcagggaaggagtggggaaggTTAGGGACTGAAGACCTGGCAACTGGGAGGAAGGGCCCTAGGCCTCACCTCCACCTCTATTCCCCCTCCTCCGTcctgctctccctgcccctctcctcagATGTGGGCTTGTGCCCTGGGACACCTGGAAGCTGCTGTGCTCCTTTTCCGTTGGAACAGACAGGCACTGAGCATTCCCGACTCTCTGGGCCGTCTACCCCTGTCCGTGGCTCATTCCCGGGGTCATGTGCGCCTTGCCCGCTGCCTTGAAGAACTGCAGAGACAGGAAGCTTCAGCTGAGCCCCCACCTGCCCTGTCGccaccctcctccagcccagacACTGGTGAGGGTTGCCCCTAATCTTTTTAAGAGGGGGATGTGGGTGGGAGGATAGGCCAGGGGAAAACTGAAGAGTGGGAGACAGAATataaggggaggaggcagggatggggagatAATAGTAGCAAGGAAGACAGGGACATTGAGAGCAAGGATAGGGGCAGGTAGGTGACTTGAGGGATGGCAGATGGCTCCTGCTGCCCTCACCCTCTTCCCTCACCTCACAGGTCTGAGTAGTGTCTCCTCGCCTTCAGAGCTATCGGATGGCACTTTCTCCGTCACATCAGCCTATTCTAGTGCCCCAGATGGGagtcctccccctgctcctctgcCAGCCTCTGAGATTACTATGGAGGAGGTGGTCCCAGGCCAGCTCTCCCCTGGTACCCCGGAGGGCCCCCTACTCCTCATGGACTATGAAGCCACCAACCCCAAAGgctccccaccctcaccacctCCTCTTCCACCAGCCCCAGATGGTGGGGCTGCTCCAGAGGATGCTGACAGCCCACCAGCTGTGGATGTGATCTCGGTACTGCTTATGTTGATGGAATTATGAGGGCTAGAAACAGAGAGGGTGCAGGGGTAGGGTGAGGCCAACTATTATGAGAACAGAGTCAGAGTCTGGCTTCAGTTTGGGAACTAAGGGCCATGTACCCTCATTTTGGGGCAGGCAAGGTGTAACCCTTTGCTTAGCTCCTGTGAGAGCTTGCAACTCAGAAATCATGAGGCACCAGAGGTTAAAAATTTTGGGGAATATCTTCAGTTAGTGCTGGGTTGTAGGGGTTACCTGTTAATCCATGAAGAGACAAGGTTCTTGGGGAACCAGAGCGATGGAGGGAAGTTTGGAGGAGTGTGGAACAGAGAGGTTGGTAAGATGGAGGGATCTGGCGGTGATCTGGGCGGGGAGGAGCCTTGCACATGGTAAAAGCTAAGAAAAtcttatggaatgaatgaataaaagagagagagtgaatcTGGAAGTGCAGCAGCATATTTCTCTGCTAGAACCTGGAGACGTAGTATCTGCTTTAGAGAGGCTACTGGATTAACTGGGTAGCACTATAAGtataaaaaactgaagagaactCCACAAGGTTGGCTGTGTTACCTGTGGCCAGCAGGAAGTACTGTGGGCTTCAGGGCTGGAGCAAAGGCAAGGCTGGAGCCGTCCAATAGGGTGTCATGTGATTGGCAAGCACTGAGCTGGTTCTTGGAGAGCTGaagtggggtggagtggggtggcGCGCATGGCCAAGCCTGTGGGGAGGATGTGCCAGTAGGCTGGCATGGGGCAGGCCCAGGTGGGACAGTAGGCAGTTGGCCTGGAAGGGTAATTCCTTCATTTGCCCAGCTCTGGAATCCCCATTTGGAGTATGTTCCCTAGTCTATGTTTTCTACTACACCTCAACATACAGAGCTGTACTCCCAAGTGGGAGCCCAGTaagcacaaatgaatgaatgtggagCAGTGGCTGAGAAAAACAGGTTTAGCAGGGACAGCAATCCCTGAGGCCTCATCGTCCAGTAGTGAGCAGAGGAATAAGATGGGAAGTGGACTGAAGCTCCAGCTTTGGCAGGGCAGGAACATCTGGCACTTGAGGCATCTCAAGGCTCACCTAGCTTCTCCTTCATCCAGGTGGACATGATCTCACTGGCCAAGCAGATCATTGAAGCCACACCAGAGCGGATTAAACGAGAGGACTTCGTGGGGCTGCCTGAGGCTGGAGCCCCAGTGAGGGAGCGGACAGGGGCCCTGGGGCTCAGTGAGACCATGTCCTGGCTGGCTAGCTACCTGGAGAATGTGGACCATTTCCCCAGCTCAGCCCCTCCCAGGTGACCAGCTCAGGACAAAGCCTCCAAATTGTTCTTCAAAGGaagatgggagggaaggaagcttCCCCATAGCCAAAGCTCCATTTAGGCTCAGGCCCCAGGGCTTTTGAGAAGGGGATTGGAACTGACTGATAAGCTCTGAAGTAACTCTCCAGTCTACTGCTGGGGGTCTGCCTTCACAGCAGTCCCTAGGTGGGAGAAGAGGGACTTCAGATGCCCCATGACGTCCCTTCTCCCTATCCCTTACAGCGAACTGCCCTTTGAGCGGGGTCGCCTGGCTATCCCTCCAGCACCTTCCTGGGCAGAGTTTCTCTCTGCATCTGCCAGTGGCAAGATGGAGAGTGATTTTGCCTTGCTGACACTATCAGATCATGAGCAGCGGGAGCTGTATGAGGCAGCCCGAGTCATCCAGACAGCCTTCCGAAAGTACAAGGTCAGGGGGCTGGGGGTCTCGGGATGAATTACACAATCTTTTTTCAGGGGAGACTGAGCTTCCAGGACTTTGGGAGGGAGAGCAGTCATCCAGACAGGCCTCGGATGGGGTGAAGGAGCAGGGGACCCCAGGCAAGTTGTCTATTAGGTGGGCCATTAGGTGCTGAGGCTTCCTTCCCTACCCTTAGGGCCGGCGGCTGAAGGAGCAGCAGGAGGTGGCAGCAGCTGTGATCCAGCGCTGTTACCGGAAGTACAAGCAGGTGAgacccctctctctctcaaaagcGTACTCACcaacccacacccacacacacccattCCAGCCCAGAGCACCCAGAATGCTGCCGGAGCCCTAACTCCCCTTCTCTTTCCACAAGCTGACCTGGATTGCACTTAAGGTATCAAGCATGAGATCTGGGTGTGAGGTTGTCTGTGATCATTCAGCCTTTCCATGAGCGTGTGGATTAGCCAAAGAGACGTGCATCAACTGAACTTGGGGGCGACCCTCAGGGGTTTAGGTCTGTCCCTCAGTTTCAGCTCCTGTCCCTCCTCCCTATCCCTGCAGTTTGCACTCTATAAGAAGATGACCCAGGCGGCCATCCTGATCCAGAGCAAGTTCCGAAGCTACTATGAACAGAAGCGATTTCAGCAGAGCCGTCGAGCAGCCGTGCTCATCCAGCAGCACTACCGCTCCTACCGCCGCCGGCCCGGGCCTCCCCACCGGCCCCCAGGCAGCCTGCCTACCCGCACCAAGTACGACTCCAGCCCTCTGTCCCTACCCACTGTGTCCATGCCTAATGCCCACAGACCCCCAACCCTCAGCTCATCATCATTAGGGACCCTTCCCTGCTAGGTCCCtaaggggctgagggcaggggatgCCTGAGTGTTGGGTGAGatcttctcatctcttctttctttcaccaGAGGCTCCTTTCTCACCAAGAAGCAGGACCAGGCAGCCCGGAAGATCATGAGATTCCTGCGGCGCTGCCGACACAGGTCCTCACCCTTTCTTGCTCTGGATTTTGACCGCCCACCTCCACCATCCCCCCTGCCCCGATCTGCTAGTCTCCTTTGActccttccttgtctctctgcaggatgagggaactgaagcaGAATCAGGAGCTGGAAGGGCTTCCCCAACCCGGACTGGCCACCTGACCTCTCCACCGCCTTTCTCATCACCCTGGGGGCCGCTTCTTGCAGTCTTAACAGGGAGAGGACtctctgggggaggaggagccccCTGTCGGCAGCTTTCCCCCTCACTTTGGTTGGAGTCCTTCCTAggtctccatcctcctccccctccgAAGTGCTgagctccctctcccaccccagctcctccaCCTCGCTCCTCTTCCCTCTGGGTCGTGCCCCCTCTTTTGGTCCCTGGCTCCAGAAGACCCACGCCCCACATACCTGCATCTTCAGCTGTGACCTCCGgagccctgcctgccccctctccccagctccctccctgcctgcaccGGCGCGGCCCCTTCCTGACTTGCCTTATTTATTTGTTCGACGCGTCTCTGAATGTATCCGCCTCGGCCCCACCTCTGCCTTCGCTGCGCGTGCCCCTCGTGTTTCAGGGCTGACCGGGCCCCCACCCGACTCCGCATGTTTGCGTCTGTTTCCTCCCTTCCTGGCCCTGTCTTCCCCCGTCACCCCGACTCTGGCCACCAACCTCGGGGCCAAAGGGGGGTGTATATAAGAACGCGCTGCGGAGTCCCGCCCCGTCCCCCGAGGGGAGGGGGCTTGTACATAATGTAACATACAGAGTATAGTGAAGAATCTATTTAAGGCGCCGCGGGGAGGGCTGCACGGCCGGGCTTGTGGGCCCCTGGCGCGGCGGGGGCCTCCTGCCGGCTCCACGAGCACTTTCTACTTGTGCATGGGCTTGGTTTCTACGAATTGCCATTAAACATCGCTGCACCAGCCAGCCTCCGGCCTCTGTCTGCGAGGGCGGGACAGGGCGGGGCCTCCGCCGGCGGGAGGTCTCCGCGCGCGCCTGGCCCGGGATCAGAGGAGgaccgggcggggcggggcggggcggggcgggcgcacGGTTTTCCGCCTCCGACGTGTTTCCGGCCTTAAAGGCATTTCGCCCTTCCCTTTAAGACGCGCCGCCCCTTCTCAGTCACTCCCAAGATGGCGGACCTACTGGGCTCCATCCTGAGCTCCATGGAGAAGCCACCCAGCCTCGGTGACCAGGAGACTCGGCGCAAGGCCCGAGGTGAGGATCCCAAATTCACAACCGCCTTTCTTCGCCCAGTTCTCAGGACTGCACTCTTCCCTCTTTGGACGATACCGCCTCCTCAACCTTGAGAGACCCCCTCACAGGCCCCTTCTGAGAGACCCCCAGAGTCCCTAAAAGGGCAGCCGACCCGCCCGCTGTCCTTAGCGGACGATGATTGGTTACCTGAAGCCAAGCGCCAGCCTCCTGCTTCTTTCCCTAGCCTGGCCTTCCGCAGTCCTTGTTTTCAATTCGCCGACGGGCCCGCCTGTCCTCTGCTCGCGTGCTCTGATTGGTGGGCTGCCTCACTCCGCCCAATCCCTTGGCGTTCTTCGGCCCCGCCTACCTCCCGGCCCGCGTGTCCCTGCGCCCCATCCCCCTTCCAAGTGGGTCCGGGACACGCCCATCCGCAATCCTTTCACCTCTATTGGTCATCTCAACTTAAAGGTCTACCTATGAAGTCTTGTTTGACCTATCTCTCGCCCACGCCACCCTTAGCACCTCCATTGGTTGCTGGGTCCTTTCGGTGCCCGTATGCGCCTTATAACCTGATTTAACCCggtccctcctgcttccctccgaCGCTTCTATCATTTGTACCCTTAAATTCCCAAGCTGCCCGCGCGGATCGTGATGTTGATCGGAGGGATGAGAATGCCCCTGCCGGGCCCGATTCGCCTAGTCTCCCCGCCTGTGTTCTCCAAGTAACTTCCCCTTAGGCGGGCTCAAGTTCGGTTGCCGGCCTAGGGCGCGGCCGGCCGGGCAATGCTGGCCTCCCCCGGGCTGCCCGCGGCGCGGCGCGTGAATGAGTCTGGCAGAATGACTGCCGTGGGGAGGACCCCAGCTCCCAACCCTGCGGGCCTTGAACAGGGACAAGCCCCGTCCTGGGTACCGGCTCCCCCACAGGTTGGATGCCTTCAAAGTTCTCAAGTGCTGCTTAATATCGAAATATCATCCATTATTTACTGAACGGTTGCTAGGGATCCGGCGTACCCTCAAGAAGCCCACAATCTGGAACACTGATGAAATGATCACACAGAAGTTTAATAACCAACTTAATAAgtcttctgaaagaaaaataatttttatgagacCGACTACCTAGGAGTCCTAACCTAGTCTTCagtgagctgagatctgaacaaTAGGTAACTCAGTGAGTGAGAGGGGGAGCGAAGTGTTACAGGCAGAGATGTGCATTTGAAAGCCCTGAGGATGCAGAGAGCATAATGGGTACTGGGAATTGGAATTCGTTAATGTTCACCATACTGTCTAGGTGGGGTTCACCAGTAGCAGTTGACAGACTAAGAAGCTGAAGTTCACAGTTTAGTCACTTGTCTGAGGTTGCACGGTTACAAAGTGGCAGGGTTTCAAACCCAGATGTGCCTTTTAAGCGTGTGTTCTTAACCACAATCTCGTTATACCTCCTCAGATTCAGAGAGAAGATTCGCAAACCAAGTAGAGAACAGTCAGTGGCCAAGATGGGATGCGTTGATAGTTGGAGCCCTTGAGGTCAGAGAGATGAGAGCTCCTAAACTATCGGGCCCTGCGGCCACAGAGAATACCTAGGTAGGAGAGCAGCAGGGTGTGCCTTCTAGGAGCTCATAATCTGGTAGGGGAGACAAATAAGAAGTTACCTTATGTTAGTTCTCAGCACGTGCTCTAGTGGGTGTCTGAACCGAACGTGCTTGGGCCCCAGAGGAAGCAGTGAGTAACTCTGACTCATGGTAGATCTCAAAGTTTACAAGAGGAGGAAAAGCATTTCAAGCAGAAGGAACAAGGTGTGCAAAGGCATGGAGTGATTAGGAAAACGGGAAGAGGGTCAGTGCAGCTGGAGGGATTCAGATCCTGTGGAGGAAGTGGGCTCTAAGGTTAGAAAGGATTTGAAAtggcagaagagaggagagggaggcatgAAGACTCAAGGGTGGGGAGTTCCTCTGCAGGTCACCTTGGACACCTACACTCCTAAAGGAGAAGAGTGGCAGATCAGCCATTTCAGCTTCATCCTGTCTGTGGAAGTGAGAAGTGAGGGTGTTACCAAATATAGGAAGTGAAATAATTTCCCCTTTCCTATGTAGACAATGAGATAGTAAACTCTCTGAGGCCAGGGTTTAGCCTGTTCTCCTTACCTCTGCAGGTGCCTTATAGTTCTTTGTATGTTGtgggcattaaataaatatttgttaattggtTTCCCCAGTGGGGTTGGGAAATGGAGTTAAGCATGATTCTAATCTTTGTTATTCCCACTAGACCGTGGGCTCTTGAAGTGCAAAGCGCTATCTTAATCATCTTTGTACTCCggggcctagcacagtgccacATATAGAGGAAATATCAATAAATGCTTAGTGAATGACCAGTAATCCTGCCTTCCCAGCTGACACCTCCCAGTGGACCCCAGACCTCCTTTGAAGCTTTACAAACTCTCCCCACCCATGCTTCCACTCTGGCCTCATGCTCCCATTTCTCACCCCCAGAGCAGGCTGCCCGCCTGAAGAAACTACAGGAgcaagagaaacaacagaaagtGGAGTTTCGTAAAAGGGTGAGAACAACTGGAGAGGTCAAAGACAGCCTCAGGAAGGACTTACAATAAGTTAGGATTGGAAAGTTAAGGACtcagttttctttaaatgtcttgAGAGAGGTGAAGCCTGGAAGCCAgtggcctggaggctgggaaaggtggggaggagaaggccATTGGCCCAGCTGGGGAGAGGGATATTGAGGCAGAGCCATCGTCTCATATTATCTTACCTTTTCCCccaagatggagaaagaagtgtCAGATTTCATCCAAGACAGTGGGCAGATCAAGAAAAAGTTTCAGCCAATGAACAAGATAGAGAGGAGCATACTGTGAGTGTctctgggctggaggaggcaggaaacgGGTGGCCAGGGTGGCATGAAAGGGCCAGCAGGGGAATCTGCTAGAGGAGGGCAGTAGGCGCCGTCCTGGCTCTCCatgctcttttccctctgccttcccttgCCAGACACGATGTGGTGGAAGTGGCCGGCCTGACATCCTTCTCCTTCGGGGAAGATGATGAGTGTCGCTATGTCATGATCTTCAAAAAGGTGAAAGGCCTGAGTTCcccactctctcctctttccttttcagcCTGTACTTCCCTGGGGGAGAGGAATGAGATAAAACGTGTATATGGAACCGTGACCCCATTATTCCCTTCTTCCCCAGGAGTTTGCACCCTCAGACGAAGAGCTGGACTCCTACCGTCGTGGCGAGGAGTGGGACCCTCAGAAGGCTGAGGAGAAACGGAAGCTGAAGGTGGGTTATGCCCGGCCATCCTTGGAGTCCTGCAGCCCACCACTTGGGAGGGGTTGGGGTCTGGCCCCTGAGCACCGGTGCCCCACCTCTGCACCCCTAGGAGCTGGCCCAGcggcaggaggaagaggcagcccAGCAGGGACCTGTGGTGGTGAGCCCCGCCAGCGACTACAAGGACAAGTATAGCCACCTCATCGGCAAGGGGGCAGCCAAGGATGCAGCCCACATGCTACAGGCCAACAAGACCTACGGCTGTGGTGAGGCCACAgtgtgggctggggagggcagggagaggaacacaggatggtgggggaggggtggggagcccACAGCACAGGCCTCCTAGGCCCTCTccaccttcccctctgcccccagtgCCCGTGGCCAACAAGAGGGACACACGCTCCATTGAAGAGGCCATGAATGAGATCAGAGCCAAGAAGCGTCTGCGGCAGAGCGGGGAAGAGTTGCCACCTACCTCCT
The sequence above is drawn from the Equus przewalskii isolate Varuska chromosome 10, EquPr2, whole genome shotgun sequence genome and encodes:
- the SPAG7 gene encoding sperm-associated antigen 7; translated protein: MADLLGSILSSMEKPPSLGDQETRRKAREQAARLKKLQEQEKQQKVEFRKRMEKEVSDFIQDSGQIKKKFQPMNKIERSILHDVVEVAGLTSFSFGEDDECRYVMIFKKEFAPSDEELDSYRRGEEWDPQKAEEKRKLKELAQRQEEEAAQQGPVVVSPASDYKDKYSHLIGKGAAKDAAHMLQANKTYGCVPVANKRDTRSIEEAMNEIRAKKRLRQSGEELPPTS